A single region of the Populus nigra chromosome 2, ddPopNigr1.1, whole genome shotgun sequence genome encodes:
- the LOC133682962 gene encoding MACPF domain-containing protein At4g24290-like produces MSELLNQKSSIKGKVPSGYLNAIFGLSGDWFRDTADSRYLAFDGYFISLYYLHLTASPLTLKDEVKKSVPPRWDPASLSSNSGTSQNGKVVNLFGTEGVSFSRRFIRTYGTHIIIGMAVGGQDLICVPQKPSSPIPPAECKDGLTIICTKRGGDVFTNSLSNWLQTVTARPEAILFRFAPITSLLTGIPGSGYLSHAVNLYRRCKCSYD; encoded by the exons ATGTCAGAGCTACTTAATCAGAAATCTTCAATCAAAGGAAAAGTTCCTTCTGGGTATCTTAATGCTATTTTCGGTTTGAGCGGAGACTGGTTTCGTGACACTGCAGACTCCAGGTACCTAGCGTTTGACGGTTACTTCATCTCACTGTACTATTTGCACTTGACAGCATCTCCATTAACACTGAAAGATGAAGTAAAGAAGTCTGTTCCTCCTCGGTGGGATCCTGCATCCTTGTCTAG CAATTCTGGGACATCACAAAATGGTAAGGTGGTCAATCTCTTTGGGACGGAGGGAGTGTCTTTTTCTCGTAG GTTTATTCGTACATATGGCACACATATAATAATAGGGATGGCTGTTGGAGGTCAAGATTTAATCTGTGTTCCACAAAAACCTTCCTCGCCTATTCCCCCTGCTGAG TGCAAGGAC GGCCTCACCATCATTTGTACAAAAAGAGGAGGAGATGTGTTCACTAACAGTCTTTCCAATTGGCTCCAGACAGTGACTGCTAGACCTGAAGCGATTCTTTTCAGATTTGCACCGATCACATCTCTTCTTACTGGGATTCCTGGAAGTGGTTATCTTAGTCATGCAGTCAACTTGTATCGGCGTTGTAAGTGCTCCTATGACTAA